The Mercurialis annua linkage group LG2, ddMerAnnu1.2, whole genome shotgun sequence genome contains a region encoding:
- the LOC126669855 gene encoding uncharacterized protein LOC126669855, which produces MKQTESTIQSSLPLDIALKIALSLEVSDVCKLGSCSKFWRELCGSDCLWESLARQRWPSIPSLQNSSNKDWREIYIKMHNEMESKATDVIEFVKHCSLSQSLEAGEYSKAIEYLNSMQLSFRDVQMFLLKPRLNVVTNLVGLHYCIFCLKVQAEHLMEAILNCRISERKVCVKWWKLGRWSRGFRMRDESHSRNVSLADLMTDKGKEVLPVLQRGAIHEVLRVEICMSTATSSPWLCQSSQIQF; this is translated from the exons ccCTGCCTCTTGATATCGCCCTCAAAATTGCCTTATCTCTCGAG GTATCAGATGTTTGTAAATTAGGCAGTTGCTCTAAGTTTTGGAGAGAGCTATGCGGGTCTGATTGCTTATGGGAGTCTCTTGCTAGACAAAGATGGCCTTCAATTCCTTCTCTCCAGAACTCTTCCAACAAG GATTGGAGGGAGATTTACATAAAGATGCATAACGAAATGGAGAGCAAAGCTACTGATGTGATCGAGTTCGTGAAGCATTGTTCTTTATCTCAGTCACTTGAGGCTGGAGAATATTCTAAGGCCATTGAATATTTGAACTCGATGCAGTTATCGTTTAGAGATGTTCAGATGTTTCTTCTCAAGCCTAGGCTGAATGTGGTGACTAATTTGGTCGGCTTACACTACTGCATTTTCTGCCTTAAAGTGCAG GCGGAGCATCTCATGGAAGCAATCCTGAATTGCAGGATTTCAGAGCGAAAAGTCTGTGTAAAATGGTGGAAGCTCGGAAGATGGTCACGCGGGTTTCGGATGAGGGATGAGTCTCATTCTCGCAATGTATCTTTGGCAGATCTTATGACAGACAAGGGGAAGGAGGTTTTACCGGTCCTTCAACGAGGCGCCATCCATGAGGTCTTACGTGTCGAAATATGCATGTCTACTGCTACATCTTCTCCATGGCTTTGTCAAAGCTCACAGATCCAATTTTAG
- the LOC126669852 gene encoding pollen-specific leucine-rich repeat extensin-like protein 2 translates to MAENPMPPPVDFHGDTEDFVRQYYGSTTYYGSTSAQTQCPPAASFSVPPTDPLPAQHDFFGDTEDFIRRYPASSFTVPPASVPYVGPSFGEAQYITPLATPPPQFSQHPASAFTPFQATQTAQTPPPQTPTYLPTVPVFDDSWNFSSLTTPPSQRSRLMEGGYIPMLPGQDPGSSSRPTQSPSQMHFSLDDPWINSLVQDPQPFCDFQGMQAPSFSLGLGLDPSSQAPAPEVDDDDEIEDVASPVADSGERSSGPDGRRYRRLTDSQTSRRVNRGYDMRTRLRSPDRSDFTE, encoded by the exons ATGGCAGAGAACCCTATGCCACCCCCA GTCGACTTTCACGGAGATACTGAGGATTTCGTCCGACAGTATTACGGGTCTACGACGTATTATGGGAGTACCTCAGCGCAGACACAGTGCCCACCAGCTGCATCATTTTCGGTACCACCTACGGACCCTCTCCCGGCACAG cATGATTTCTTTGGGGATACCGAGGACTTCATTCGCCGCTATCCAGCTTCGTCTTTTACGGTACCGCCTGCGTCTGTACCCTATGTAGGCCCGTCATTTGGGGAGGCACAGTACATCACGCCGCTGGCCACTCCTCCTCCACAGTTCTCACAGCATCCGGCTTCTGCTTTTACCCCGTTCCAGGCGACTCAGACGGCGCAGACACCTCCTCCTCAGACACCTACGTATTTGCCGACTGTTCCTGTATTTGACGATTCTTGGAACTTTAGCTCCCTGACCACTCCTCCCTCACAGCGGTCCCGACTTATGGAGGGGGGCTACATTCCGATGCTGCCAGGTCAAGATCCGGGCTCCTCTTCTCGCCCGACTCAGAGTCCCTCCCAGATGCATTTTTCTCTGGATGATCCTTGGATCAACAGTTTGGTTCAGGACCCACAGCCGTTTTGTGACTTCCAAGGAATGCAGGCTCCTTCTTTTTCTCTGGGATTAGGGTTAGACCCCTCCTCACAGGCTCCTGCTCCTGAGGTGGATGATGATGACGAGATTGAGGATGTGGCCAGTCCAGTCGCCGATAGTGGAGAGAGAAGCTCCGGACCAGATGGAAGACGTTACCGCCGTTTGACTGATAGTCAGACGAGTCGACGTGTCAACAGGGGTTACGACATGAGGACACGCTTACGGAGTCCTGATAGATCAGACTTTACTGAgtag